From Balaenoptera acutorostrata chromosome 8, mBalAcu1.1, whole genome shotgun sequence, the proteins below share one genomic window:
- the C8H2orf72 gene encoding uncharacterized protein C2orf72 homolog isoform X2, which translates to MERELEALAARPARPAEPPFQALVEAAGGCGQVLLVGELWEREQSRALLWDFARAVFPPQQAAGKPGGATAEGAGPGAPGAQKVPETRARAIRSPLVFVLCRASSLAAREPRRHLREMLRDVRSRRRPGAALVGVLVAEAEPEDAVAPELRLLEALLRTVFGRQAGGPVQAAAYCPGHAASSLTVQAAACRALQAAGPLRPEGAWERPGLPGLLACFSWGPWSRGKDPDATSPSDPAHDKFQDPEEHLALTVVYPNGDCEDPGKGSVACDRVASTPAEPAGDLR; encoded by the exons ATGGAGCGCGAGCTGGAGGCGCTGGCTGCCCGGCCCGCGCGCCCGGCTGAGCCGCCCTTCCAGGCGCTGGTGGAGGCGGCGGGCGGCTGCGGGCAGGTGTTGCTGGTGGGCGAACTGTGGGAGCGCGAGCAGAGCCGCGCGCTGCTGTGGGACTTCGCCCGGGCGGTGTTCCCGCCCCAGCAAGCCGCGGGCAAGCCGGGCGGCGCGACGGCCGAGGGCGCGGGGCCCGGGGCGCCGGGGGCGCAGAAGGTGCCCGAGACCCGGGCGCGCGCCATCCGCTCACCGCTGGTCTTCGTGCTGTGCCGCGCGTCATCGCTGGCCGCCCGGGAGCCGCGGCGCCACCTGCGGGAGATGCTGCGGGACGTGCGCAGCCGGCGGCGGCCCGGGGCGGCGTTGGTCGGGGTGCTGGTGGCCGAGGCGGAGCCCGAGGACGCGGTGGCTCCGGAGCTGCGGCTACTGGAGGCGCTGCTGCGCACGGTGTTCGGCCGCCAGGCGGGAGGCCCGGTGCAGGCGGCCGCCTACTGCCCCGGCCACGCGGCTTCCAGCTTGACTGTTCAGGCGGCCGCCTGCAGGGCCCTGCAAGCCGCCGGGCCCTTGCGACCAG AAGGAGCCTGGGAGAGACCCGGCCTCCCAGGACTGCTGGCATGCTTTTCCTGGGGTCCCTGGAGCCGGGGGAAGGACCCAGATGCCACTTCCCCCAGTGACCCAGCTCACG ATAAGTTCCAGGACCCTGAGGAGCATCTGGCACTGACAGTCGTATATCCCAACGGAGACTGCGAGGATCCCGGAAAGGGGTCAGTAGCCTGTGATAGAGTTGCCTCCACTCCCGCTGAGCCCGCCGGAGACTTGAGATGA
- the C8H2orf72 gene encoding uncharacterized protein C2orf72 homolog isoform X1, whose translation MERELEALAARPARPAEPPFQALVEAAGGCGQVLLVGELWEREQSRALLWDFARAVFPPQQAAGKPGGATAEGAGPGAPGAQKVPETRARAIRSPLVFVLCRASSLAAREPRRHLREMLRDVRSRRRPGAALVGVLVAEAEPEDAVAPELRLLEALLRTVFGRQAGGPVQAAAYCPGHAASSLTVQAAACRALQAAGPLRPAEGAWERPGLPGLLACFSWGPWSRGKDPDATSPSDPAHDKFQDPEEHLALTVVYPNGDCEDPGKGSVACDRVASTPAEPAGDLR comes from the exons ATGGAGCGCGAGCTGGAGGCGCTGGCTGCCCGGCCCGCGCGCCCGGCTGAGCCGCCCTTCCAGGCGCTGGTGGAGGCGGCGGGCGGCTGCGGGCAGGTGTTGCTGGTGGGCGAACTGTGGGAGCGCGAGCAGAGCCGCGCGCTGCTGTGGGACTTCGCCCGGGCGGTGTTCCCGCCCCAGCAAGCCGCGGGCAAGCCGGGCGGCGCGACGGCCGAGGGCGCGGGGCCCGGGGCGCCGGGGGCGCAGAAGGTGCCCGAGACCCGGGCGCGCGCCATCCGCTCACCGCTGGTCTTCGTGCTGTGCCGCGCGTCATCGCTGGCCGCCCGGGAGCCGCGGCGCCACCTGCGGGAGATGCTGCGGGACGTGCGCAGCCGGCGGCGGCCCGGGGCGGCGTTGGTCGGGGTGCTGGTGGCCGAGGCGGAGCCCGAGGACGCGGTGGCTCCGGAGCTGCGGCTACTGGAGGCGCTGCTGCGCACGGTGTTCGGCCGCCAGGCGGGAGGCCCGGTGCAGGCGGCCGCCTACTGCCCCGGCCACGCGGCTTCCAGCTTGACTGTTCAGGCGGCCGCCTGCAGGGCCCTGCAAGCCGCCGGGCCCTTGCGACCAG CAGAAGGAGCCTGGGAGAGACCCGGCCTCCCAGGACTGCTGGCATGCTTTTCCTGGGGTCCCTGGAGCCGGGGGAAGGACCCAGATGCCACTTCCCCCAGTGACCCAGCTCACG ATAAGTTCCAGGACCCTGAGGAGCATCTGGCACTGACAGTCGTATATCCCAACGGAGACTGCGAGGATCCCGGAAAGGGGTCAGTAGCCTGTGATAGAGTTGCCTCCACTCCCGCTGAGCCCGCCGGAGACTTGAGATGA
- the C8H2orf72 gene encoding uncharacterized protein C2orf72 homolog isoform X3: MERELEALAARPARPAEPPFQALVEAAGGCGQVLLVGELWEREQSRALLWDFARAVFPPQQAAGKPGGATAEGAGPGAPGAQKVPETRARAIRSPLVFVLCRASSLAAREPRRHLREMLRDVRSRRRPGAALVGVLVAEAEPEDAVAPELRLLEALLRTVFGRQAGGPVQAAAYCPGHAASSLTVQAAACRALQAAGPLRPAEGAWERPGLPGLLACFSWGPWSRGKDPDATSPSDPAHG, from the exons ATGGAGCGCGAGCTGGAGGCGCTGGCTGCCCGGCCCGCGCGCCCGGCTGAGCCGCCCTTCCAGGCGCTGGTGGAGGCGGCGGGCGGCTGCGGGCAGGTGTTGCTGGTGGGCGAACTGTGGGAGCGCGAGCAGAGCCGCGCGCTGCTGTGGGACTTCGCCCGGGCGGTGTTCCCGCCCCAGCAAGCCGCGGGCAAGCCGGGCGGCGCGACGGCCGAGGGCGCGGGGCCCGGGGCGCCGGGGGCGCAGAAGGTGCCCGAGACCCGGGCGCGCGCCATCCGCTCACCGCTGGTCTTCGTGCTGTGCCGCGCGTCATCGCTGGCCGCCCGGGAGCCGCGGCGCCACCTGCGGGAGATGCTGCGGGACGTGCGCAGCCGGCGGCGGCCCGGGGCGGCGTTGGTCGGGGTGCTGGTGGCCGAGGCGGAGCCCGAGGACGCGGTGGCTCCGGAGCTGCGGCTACTGGAGGCGCTGCTGCGCACGGTGTTCGGCCGCCAGGCGGGAGGCCCGGTGCAGGCGGCCGCCTACTGCCCCGGCCACGCGGCTTCCAGCTTGACTGTTCAGGCGGCCGCCTGCAGGGCCCTGCAAGCCGCCGGGCCCTTGCGACCAG CAGAAGGAGCCTGGGAGAGACCCGGCCTCCCAGGACTGCTGGCATGCTTTTCCTGGGGTCCCTGGAGCCGGGGGAAGGACCCAGATGCCACTTCCCCCAGTGACCCAGCTCACG gataa